A region from the Afifella aestuarii genome encodes:
- the phnN gene encoding phosphonate metabolism protein/1,5-bisphosphokinase (PRPP-forming) PhnN: MNDPQPFRTGTLVLVVGPSGAGKDSLIDYARQRLLDVPYVVFPRRTVTRSESDFEDNLTMSETEFDDAAAAGAFALSWEAHGLAYGIPKAIEADLAGGSSVVVNVSRMAIEPARAKYRPLRVVVVSARRDVLFERLNARGRESSEEIARRLDRADLVSVTGKDVTVIDNSGPIDVAGEAFVSLLQGCIRGRQER, from the coding sequence GTGAATGATCCACAGCCTTTTCGCACCGGCACCTTGGTGCTGGTCGTCGGTCCGAGCGGGGCCGGCAAGGACAGTCTGATCGACTATGCGCGGCAGAGGCTTTTGGATGTGCCTTACGTGGTTTTCCCGCGTCGCACGGTGACGCGGAGCGAAAGTGATTTCGAAGACAATCTCACCATGAGCGAAACGGAGTTTGATGACGCGGCGGCGGCGGGGGCCTTCGCTCTCTCCTGGGAGGCGCATGGGCTCGCCTATGGCATCCCGAAGGCGATCGAGGCGGATCTCGCCGGCGGGTCCTCGGTCGTCGTCAACGTCTCGCGCATGGCGATTGAGCCGGCGCGCGCGAAATACCGGCCATTGCGCGTCGTCGTGGTGAGTGCACGTCGGGATGTTCTTTTTGAAAGGCTCAATGCGCGCGGGCGCGAGAGCTCGGAGGAAATCGCGCGCCGTCTCGATCGGGCCGATCTCGTCTCGGTCACCGGCAAGGACGTCACCGTCATCGACAATTCAGGCCCGATCGATGTGGCGGGGGAGGCGTTTGTGTCGCTCTTGCAAGGCTGTATCCGAGGCAGGCAAGAGCGTTAG
- a CDS encoding ABC transporter substrate-binding protein, translating into MMKPILGLVAAAFALGMAGSAAAEPSGTLTVYTSQPSEQMQSVIAAFNKDYPDVQVELFRSGTTEVMNKLLAEFAAGSSPADVVLIADAVAMTQLKNDGRLMTYDDAPIADIPDALIDPDHTFFGTKLITTGIVYNTNLVDKAPTSWADLKAEDVASKTTMPSPLYSGAAVIHVGTMVQQPEFGWDYYEALADNGAIAGQGNGSVIEAVARGEKAYGIMIEYMAFNAKKKGSPVEFVFPQEGVTAISQPVAILKSTDNAEAAKAFVDWQLSRKAQEQSVAQGYFPIFDDVTPPEGYPKVGSLKILPTDAETLLENDQANKENFAELFGG; encoded by the coding sequence ATGATGAAGCCAATCCTCGGGCTTGTGGCTGCGGCCTTTGCCCTCGGCATGGCCGGCAGCGCTGCCGCAGAGCCCTCGGGCACGCTCACCGTCTACACCTCGCAGCCGAGCGAGCAGATGCAGAGCGTGATTGCGGCGTTCAACAAGGATTATCCGGACGTTCAGGTAGAGCTCTTCCGCTCCGGGACGACCGAGGTGATGAACAAGCTGCTCGCGGAGTTTGCCGCAGGTTCCTCGCCCGCCGATGTTGTGCTCATCGCCGATGCCGTCGCCATGACGCAGCTCAAAAATGACGGTCGGCTGATGACCTATGACGATGCGCCGATCGCCGATATTCCCGACGCGCTCATCGATCCCGACCACACCTTCTTCGGCACCAAGCTCATCACCACCGGCATCGTTTACAACACCAATCTCGTCGATAAGGCGCCGACCTCCTGGGCGGACCTGAAGGCCGAAGACGTCGCTTCCAAGACGACCATGCCGTCGCCGCTTTATTCAGGTGCCGCCGTCATCCATGTCGGCACCATGGTGCAGCAGCCCGAGTTCGGCTGGGATTATTATGAGGCGCTTGCCGACAACGGCGCCATCGCCGGGCAGGGCAATGGCTCCGTCATCGAGGCCGTCGCCCGCGGCGAGAAGGCCTATGGCATCATGATCGAATACATGGCCTTCAACGCCAAGAAGAAGGGCTCACCGGTCGAGTTCGTGTTTCCGCAAGAGGGCGTGACCGCGATCTCGCAACCCGTGGCGATCCTGAAGTCGACCGACAATGCGGAAGCCGCCAAAGCCTTCGTCGATTGGCAGCTTTCCAGGAAAGCGCAGGAACAGTCCGTGGCTCAGGGCTATTTCCCGATCTTCGACGATGTGACGCCGCCCGAAGGATATCCGAAGGTCGGCAGCCTCAAGATCCTGCCGACAGACGCCGAGACGCTTCTTGAAAACGACCAGGCCAACAAGGAGAATTTCGCTGAGCTCTTCGGCGGTTGA
- a CDS encoding alpha-D-ribose 1-methylphosphonate 5-triphosphate diphosphatase translates to MSEIVFRNARMVLADSVECGDLVVAGEMIREVADPGTGSGGIDLEGDWLLPGLVELHTDHLEGHFAPRPGVRWNPAVAVQAHDAQVATSGITTVLDALRVGADEDARVQVQEMRGLADAIEESQDKGRLRAEHFVHLRCEVSASDVMDGFALFENDPRLKLVSLMDHTPGQRQFASFDAYKIYYQGKTGMDDEAFQSFVDRRMAEGGRWSAQHRKLISDLCRERGIRLASHDDATEAHVAEAIEFGVHVAEFPTTVAAARASKEAGMQVLMGAPNIVRGGSHSGNVAAAELAAENLLDVLSSDYVPFSLIQAVFAISEIVEGVDLPQAVAMVSANPAKAVGLGDRGVIAPGKRADFVQVRFDDGVPVVRSVWRQGRRVA, encoded by the coding sequence CGTTTTTCGCAACGCCCGCATGGTCCTTGCCGATTCGGTTGAATGCGGCGATCTCGTGGTCGCCGGAGAGATGATCCGCGAGGTCGCCGATCCTGGGACCGGGTCGGGTGGTATCGATCTTGAGGGTGACTGGCTGCTGCCGGGGCTTGTGGAGCTCCACACCGATCATCTCGAGGGCCATTTCGCACCGCGTCCTGGTGTCCGGTGGAATCCGGCCGTTGCCGTGCAGGCGCATGATGCACAGGTCGCGACCTCCGGCATCACGACGGTGCTGGATGCGCTTCGGGTCGGCGCCGACGAGGATGCGCGCGTGCAGGTCCAGGAAATGCGCGGGCTCGCCGATGCGATCGAGGAGAGCCAGGACAAGGGCCGGCTCAGAGCCGAGCATTTCGTGCATCTCAGATGCGAAGTCTCTGCTTCCGACGTGATGGACGGTTTCGCGCTTTTCGAGAACGATCCACGGCTCAAGCTCGTCTCGCTGATGGATCACACGCCCGGACAGCGGCAGTTTGCGAGCTTCGACGCTTACAAGATCTATTATCAGGGCAAGACGGGTATGGACGACGAAGCTTTTCAGAGCTTCGTCGATCGCCGAATGGCGGAGGGGGGACGCTGGTCTGCCCAACACCGCAAGCTCATTTCCGATCTCTGTCGTGAGCGCGGTATCCGGCTGGCAAGCCATGACGATGCGACTGAGGCCCATGTCGCCGAGGCTATCGAGTTCGGTGTGCATGTGGCGGAGTTTCCGACGACCGTCGCGGCGGCTCGCGCTTCCAAAGAGGCGGGTATGCAGGTTTTGATGGGGGCGCCCAACATCGTGCGCGGCGGTTCGCATTCCGGCAATGTCGCCGCAGCCGAACTCGCCGCGGAGAACCTCCTCGACGTGCTTTCTTCGGATTACGTGCCTTTCAGCCTCATCCAGGCGGTGTTCGCGATATCGGAGATCGTCGAGGGTGTGGATCTGCCGCAAGCCGTCGCCATGGTCTCGGCCAATCCGGCAAAAGCGGTCGGGCTCGGCGACCGCGGCGTGATTGCGCCCGGCAAGCGCGCCGATTTCGTTCAGGTGCGTTTCGACGACGGCGTGCCTGTGGTGCGGTCGGTCTGGCGCCAGGGGCGTCGCGTCGCGTGA